A region of Nitrospiraceae bacterium DNA encodes the following proteins:
- a CDS encoding methyltransferase domain-containing protein gives MRISINKFAGRGFVSMRRCSLLVLVLASLSASCAYQPWNIETYIQNLERPERDEYQQPAKVIEALNLTPGMVVADVGAGSGYFTRRFAKAVGETGKVLAIDVEQNMLDYNKQELEKLGMANRAQFVLVKPEDSPLSPNSVDLVFLCNAYHHVEHGVGYWGKIQEALKPNGRVVIVDYYHDERSGHLSFSKHHLVPRERVIENMEKAGLHISKEHTFLPRQYFLEFEKIGSA, from the coding sequence ATGCGCATATCCATCAACAAATTTGCAGGGCGAGGTTTCGTGTCCATGCGGCGGTGTTCGCTCTTGGTGCTTGTGCTGGCCAGTCTGTCTGCCAGTTGTGCATATCAGCCTTGGAATATCGAGACCTATATTCAAAACCTGGAACGGCCGGAGCGAGATGAATATCAACAGCCGGCGAAGGTGATCGAGGCGCTCAATCTCACACCGGGCATGGTGGTGGCGGATGTGGGGGCAGGCTCAGGATATTTTACGCGCCGGTTTGCCAAGGCCGTGGGAGAAACCGGGAAAGTCCTGGCCATCGACGTGGAGCAGAACATGCTGGACTACAACAAACAGGAATTGGAAAAGCTCGGCATGGCCAACCGGGCGCAATTTGTTTTGGTCAAACCGGAAGACTCTCCACTCTCACCAAACAGTGTCGATCTGGTCTTTCTATGCAACGCGTACCATCATGTCGAACATGGGGTGGGGTATTGGGGCAAGATTCAAGAAGCCCTCAAACCCAACGGCCGGGTGGTGATTGTGGACTACTATCACGATGAACGGTCAGGGCATCTCAGCTTTTCTAAGCATCATCTGGTTCCCAGAGAACGGGTCATTGAAAACATGGAGAAGGCTGGCCTTCATATATCAAAGGAGCACACCTTCCTCCCCCGCCAATATTTTTTGGAATTTGAAAAAATTGGCAGTGCCTAA